The sequence CCTGAAGAGGGCGGCATACGGTACAGAGAGTCTGGGGCATTATGGTTTGGCTAAAATGGACTATTGTCACTTCACCAGTCCTATCCGCAGGTATGCTGACTTGATAGTACACCGGGCCTTGCAAGGGGTTCTTGTCAACAGGCCGGAGAAGCCGGATAGGGTGCCGAAAATGGCCATCCTGGAAGACGTGGCTCAGCACATATCGGATACAGAGCGTAAGAGTGCCGAAGCGGAGAATGAATCCAAGAAGATGAAGATGATGGAGTATTTGCTGAATCTCACCCGTGAGAGCAATCCTCCGGTCTTTGAGGGGATCATCACGGATGTGGTACGTATGGGGCTTTTCGTAGAGATTCTCGACATGCAAGTGAAAGGGCTCGTAAAAGTGATGGATTTCCCTCGTGGCGATTGGAGGCTGGAAATGCATGCCATGCGCTACTCAGGAGGTAAGGGGAAGGAATTGGCTATTGGTCAAAAGGTGCCTGTGCAGATCTCCCGGGTGGACATCGAGCAGCAGTTGGTTGACTTCAAAATTGTTGTCTAAGGGGATGTCCTTTGTAGCGTTTATGCTAGGAGAAGTATGAAGCAGATATTGAGACAGATAAGTTTGTTGGCGGCTTTCCTCATGCTCACCGCCTGTGGGAGCAAGGTGCAGCCTACTCAGCTAGCCGATCAGATTCTGGCAAAGTACGTCGACATGGCGGAGGCTTTGAGTTCGGTAAAAGATGCTGAGTCGGCTGGTGAGGCTGCGGTGGAAATCACCAAGATTGGAGATGATCTGCTACAGATAGCTGAACAGGCAGAAGACCTGGATGAAGTGACTGCAGAGCTCAGGCAGAGAAACCGTGCTGAATACATCAAAGTCATGGATAGGCTCTTGTACGCAAAGGATCAACTGGGGCGCCGTGTGGCGGATGATCGGGAGGCCATGCAAATCTTGGTGGCTGCCATGGAGGAGTTTGAAGCCAAGGAATCTAGCATGGAGCCCTTGTTTGCATTGCTAGGCTTGCGTGTCGATTAGGCCAAAAAGACACGGATCTGCAGAAATTGGTATAGCTTGGAAACCATGTCTATCTAGGTGCAAAGTGGGCCACGCTGTGTTAAATATATAGAGCGTGTGCGTGTTTTGTACGATGACAAAAAAAACTAGGTGAAAAGGCATAGTTCCCACTTGGCTAGTTGGGAGCGTTAGGCAATGGTGTCCGCAGCAATGAGCAATCCTTTCAGAGAAGACCTTGTATCCCGTTCCAGAGCGGAGGCATGTTCCGTAGTTATTTTTGGAGCTACTGGCGACCTTACGCACCGCAAGCTCGTGCCTGCGCTTTACAATCTAGCTGTGGACGGAGAATTGCCTCCAGGTGTGAAGATTATTGGTTTCGCGCGCCGTGATAAGAGTGATGCTGTATTCCGTGAGGGACTTGCAGAACTCAATCGTGAAGTTTCCCGCAATGGGCACGATGAAGCGATCTGGGCAGACTTCGAGCAGACCGTGCACTACCATCAGAGTGAATTTACTGATTTGGATGGCTACAAGCGTCTGGCCGAGAGACTGGATGAAATTGATCGTGATCGTGGTGGTAAAGGTAACCGCCTCTTTTACATTGCAAGTGCCCCTGAATTCTTTGACGAGATTCTTGAGAATCTCAAGGCTGCGGGCTTGAACCAAGCCGCTGACGGCTGCTGGGCGCGTGTGATCGTGGAGAAGCCATTTGGTACAGACCTGCCATCAGCCCAACATCTCAATCAGGTGGTAAATCACACCTTTGAGGAGAAAGATACCTACCGTATCGACCACTATCTCGGTAAAGAGACAGCCCAGAACATCATGGTGCTGCGCTTTGCTAATTCCATTTTTGAACCACTCTGGAACAATCAGCACATTGACCAGATCCAGATTACCTGTGCCGAGCACCTTGGTATGGAGGGTGGCCGTGGTGGCTACTATGACAAGGCTGGAGCCCTGCGTGATATGATTCAGAACCACCTCTTGCAGCTTCTCAGCCTAGTGGCCATGGAGCCGCCGACAGACCTGAGTGCCGACGGTGTTCGCGATGAAAAAGTAAAGGTCCTGCGTTCCATGAGACAGTGGGATACGCCTGAACTCGTGAATGAAAATGTGGTTCGCGGCCAATATGCTGCGGGGCATGTGGACGGCAAGTCTGTGGTTGGTTATCGTGAGGAAGATCGCGTGGACCCTGAGTCTATGACCGAGGCCTATGTGGCCCTGCGCGTGATGATTGATACTTGGCGTTGGAGTGGTGTGCCATTCTACGTGAGAATGGGTAAACGTCTTCCGAAGAAGGCCACGGAGATCTCCATACACTTCAAGTCTCCACCGAATGTACTTTTCAATGCCATCCCTGGTGCCGCTACCGGTGGTAACGTGCTGGTGATACGTATTCAGCCAGACGAGGGTATTTCCCTCCGTATGGTATCTAAACTGCCGGGGGCAAGTCTCCGCTTGGAGCCGGTGAAAATGGATTTCCATTATTCAACAAGCTTTGGCAAAGGCAGTCCAGAAGCCTACGAGCGCTTGCTGCTTGATGCGATGGCTGGTGATGCGACCCTCTTTGCTCGTCGTGACGAGGTGGAGGAAGCTTGGAAATTTATCGACCACATCGAGCGTGCCTGGCACGAATCCAGCAATGCGCCCGAAATGGCGGAGTACACAGCTGGTAGCTGGGGGCCGAAGGCGGCAGATGAACTTCTGGAGAAATCAGGTCACACCTGGAGAAGACTCTAACGCGGATAGACGATCACTATGGCAGATACTCTAAATACAGCTGACTTGGGCATGGAGGTATCCATCGGCTCCATTGACAAGGAGTTGAGAAAGCTCTGGGAAGCTGATGATGCGCGTACGAATGCGTCTCTGATTAACTTTGCGGTTTATTCTGAGGATGCGAACGCGCTGGCTGCGAATTCTGATATCGTTCGCGAGATTACTCGCGAGCATGCCTGCAGGGCCATCCTGATCGGGATTGATCGCAAGGCGGCAGATACTTCCATCCGTGCTTGGATCACGGCACATTGCCATCTGGCGCACGGCCGTAAGTCCATCTGCTGTGAGCAGCTGGCTTTTCATTTGACTGGCAAGGCGATCGGTCGTCTGCGAAATACCGTATTTTCACACCTGAATAGTGATCTGCCATTGGTGTTCTGGTGGCAGGGCGAGCTCTCCGAGCGCTTCAATGAGAGGCTCTATAGTCTGATTGACCGCCTCGTAGTCGACAGTTCTCAGTGGGAGGACCCTCAACAGCAGTTTGGCATGATTCAAGCTGCTATGAAGGATAGCCCGCTGGTGGTACAGGATCTATCCTGGACGCGTACCTACCATTTCCGTCTCGCCGTCGCAGCTTTGTATGATGATCCTGTTTTACAGGACACGCTTCTGGCTATCCAGAAGGTCAAAATTACCTGCCACCCTGACAATCAGGCCTCAGGTCTTCAGTTGCTTGCCTGGCTGGCCGTGCAGGCTGGCTGGAAACTTTCCAAGGATTTGGTCAGTGATGGATGTGCGAACAGCTTCCGTTTTGAGAAGTCCAATGGAGAACTGCTTGATGCATGCTTGATGCTGGATGAGCATTCAGCCCAAGTGGGTGAACTGGAGATCTTGTCTCCTGGAGTTCATGTCAAGGTCAGCAAGGAAAAGGGCTCCAGTCTGCTCAGTCAGTATCTGGAGGTGGAAGGGCACCGTGTGGAGGCTCATGCTCCGGCGGATAGCGAAAAGGTGGAGGAACTCGTGGCGGACCAATTGTCCCGTGGCGGCAAAAATTCCCTCTTCCGCAAAGTTCTTCCCCAGTTCCTAGAGTTGCTTGATAGTTAAGCTGGTCTTAAATTATCTCTCTGATTATCAATGGTCTGCGGGCTGTTGTGGTGTCTGGTCAAGAAGTGGGCAGGCTGCAGCCGTGAAAAAAATAGTTTGCAGGTTTGACATCAGGGGGAGGGACAAGGTTAATTGTTAATACCTTTTATGTGGGAAGATTCCATTCCTGCCAATCTACACACCTAACGAAACCCATCGAAGGATGAGCGAAGAAAATAAAGACGAAAAATCTCAACCAGTGAGGAAGACTTCCGCAGTACCTCTTCGTAAGGAGACTGTACGAGTGACTTTGAAGTCCAGCCCATCATCTGCAACTGGTCCACAGCCTACAACTCCGGCTGCTCCATCAGATGCTGCGCCAACTCCTCCGAAGCCGCCGGCACCATCCGCGCCGAAGCCTCCGTCACCGCCAAAGAGCCCAGATCTTCCAGACGTGACATCCGCCGTCCCTCTCAAGCAGGAGACCATGCGTGTGACTCTCAAGGCAGAAGATGCAGCGGAAGCGAAGAAAGATGGTCCAGCAGCTCCTCCGGCTCCAGCGCCAACAATTCCACTCGGTGGTGGAGTAGGTGCACCTAAGCCGCCTGCAGCAGCTCCAACCGTAAAGCTTAATACTGGTTCTGCTCCTACAGGCCCAGCGACTGTGCCTCTTGCAACTCAGCCACTTTCCAAGCCAGGTTCCAGCCAGCCTCTTCCTAAGGCTACTGTCCAGCTTGAGCAGACTCAGCAGCTTTCAGATGACGGACCTAGTGCTACACAAGCACCAACTATCCAGACAGTTGTTGATGAAGAGTCATCAGCAGGTCGTGGTGGGAATGCAGCAGCAGGTTTGGCTGTCGCAGCCTTCCTCGTTTCACTTTTCGTGCTCTTTGCCCAGTTCCAGCAGGCCAAGGTCTGGATGGACTCTAAGTACAACGGTGAATTCGGATCACTGTTCTCTGGCGACGAGTAAAACTAACTGAAAGGATTATAGATTATGTTACTACCAATTATTCTCGTAGTTCTCGCTGGTGGAGTACTTGCCATTGCTATCACATCTGGCAACCAAAGCGTGAAGTAATCGGAGTCACGAAGACCGATTTTTAATCAGAGCCGCCGAGTGTAAAAAAGCACACGGCGGCTCTTGACGTTTTAGAGAGGCGCGGCATATTCCGATCATGGCACTTGAATTGAACGAAGCAAATTTCGAAGCAGAGGTACTCCAGTCAGATAAACCTGTTCTGGTAGATTTTTGGGCAGAGTGGTGTGGTCCATGTAAGATGATCGCTCCAGTGATTGATGAGCTCGCAAACGACGTTGGTGATGCCGCTAAAGTAGGTAAGGTTGAGGTAGATAATGCCCGCGACCTTGCAGCCAAGTACGGTGTTCGCTCTATTCCATTCCTCCTGTTCTTTAAGGATGGGGAAGTGAAGGATCAAATCGTTGGTGCAAACGTCACCAAAGAGTCTCTCAAGGAGAAGCTTCTCTCCCTCTAGTTTGATTGTTCAATAGACTTATTTTATGCCTCAGGGATTCCCTGGGGCATTTTATTTTTAGGAGCCTAAGAGAAGTTCATCTGTAAGATAGATCGTCCAATTAAGGTAATAATAGTCATGAGAAATAGCTGTGCGAAAATGCTCGGTTTGATTCCAATTTTACTGAGTTTATCCATTGGGGGAGTTCACGCGGAAGAAGGCGTGGCTGTCACCCAGAATTCGGCGATAGAGCCCAAGCAGAAACTGGAGAATGATTTCTATGACTGGCACCAGCGGCACAAAGCCGTGCTTGAGCTGGTGAAGAAAAAGCAAAAGGTAGACCTGGTTTTCATAGGGGACTCAGTCACGCATATGTTTGGTGGTGAGCCCAAATCCTCTGTCGCCATTGGTCATAAGGTCTGGAGCCAGTATTACGGCCAACGCAATGCCATTAATCTGGGCTTTGGCTGGGATCGGACCCAGAATGTCCTATGGAGAATTCAGAATGGTGAGCTGGAAGGGATACACCCAAAGGTCGTTGTTCTGATGATTGGTACCAACAACCTCACTGGTACGAAGAATGCGAGGGCAAATACGCCGGAGGAGATTGTCGAGGCGATTCATTTGATCTGTGAAACGATACACGACCAGCTACCTGACAGCAAGGTGCTGCTTTTGAGTGTCCTGCCCAGGAAGAATCCCAAGCATCTGGAGCCTATTCGGGAGATTAATAAGCTGCTGTCTGAATTGCCTGAACGAGATTACCGGACGTTTTTGGACATGAGTTCAGAGTTCGCGGATCAGAACGGACACTTCGGTGACAAACTCAGACGGGATGACGTGCACCCAAACCAGGCAGGCTATGAAGTCTGGGCCAAGACTATGGAGCCTGTCTTGGAGAGGCTCTACAAGGCCGAGTAGAGTGGACTTACCTTCTGCGTCTGAGGAGCAGGGCAATACTACTCAGGCTGAATAAAAGGGATGTCGAGGGTTCAGGAATTAATTCAGGGCCTTCGGCTAGCAGGCTATCTATGCTCACGTCGTCGTCAGTATAGATTTTGACATTGGCCATATCCATCCTGAAGAGGCTATCAGTGTTGCGGTTTGCACCGAGCCGGAAATATTGAAGGCCTCCGGGACTACCCGCTACAGAGCTGGCAAGGTTGGCTGTACCCGCGCCTTGCTCGGTAATGTAGAGTTCAAGGTCTGTAGAGGTTTTACGGACTACGAAATGATACCAGCTGTCCGTATTCAGAGCTGCTGCACTGGTGGATGTAGAGGCACCTGTACCAGCGACACGGATGTCACCACCGCTGCTGTCCAATTGCCATGAGAAGCTTGCGGCTGAAGAAATGTTATTGGAGAAAATTCCTTGGAAGCTGCCTTGGGTCCAGTCATCTGTCTTTATCCAGAGTGATACCGTGAAGGTGGGTGAACCTCCAGGGCCTAGCGTCTCAAGATAGGCCTCATTGGTTCCATCATTTCCAGGGAAAAGTGCGCTGCCGTCAGGGTTTGTCGTGACGGCCCCAGAACCGTCGAAAAACTCACTAAGGGTGTAGTTTCCGTCTACTTCGTTATCGAGCAGATTTCCGTCAGCAAAATCGTAATGAGCAACCAAGGCTGCTTGAGAAGTGCTTATCAGTAGAGCGGGATAGATGTATTTGAGAAAGAAGGGCATAATAAAAAAACTACTCAATAATGTAACATGTTGGTATTTATTCTTCAATAGAGAGTTTTAGCCGCTGGATCCGCATGTGGCGGAGATGATGGTGTTGCATTTCTTCCCGAGAACGGACCGAGTCTCCGAGGTATTTTATCGCATGGGATAACGATTAATCTTGCCTCGCAGGTGGGGTAGCATTACTAGTAGCCCAGCTCTGACAGGGGATTTCAGTGACTAGACCACTTGAATGATCTTGTAAGAGAATCTAAAAATGCCGAGGTGGCGGAACTGGTAGACGCGCCTGACTTAGGATCAGGTATCTTCGGATGTGCAGGTTCGATTCCTGTCCTCGGTACTTTAATAACCCCATTGCTTTTAGTTTGATGAATATTGATGCCCTTAAGCAACAGCTCATGGATCGGTTCGGCTTGGATGAAGCCGCAGCTACTCAGGCCATTGAAATGGTCCTCGGTTTCGTAAAAGAGAAGTTGCCCGAAAACTTGCAAGGAACTGTTGATGCTATATCCAAAGGTGACACGCCTGACTTGGGTGGAGTCGTGGATGGGCTCAAGGGTTTCTTCCAGTAGATTCTGCAAAGATTTGTAAAGTCGCTTTGCTGAGTGGCGTCTATTAAACAGGAAAGCCCGCATCATATAGACTGCGAGCTTCCGGAGTTGATGAGATTTTACCACTTGGGGGGTGGACCGGATTACCGTGGCTGACTATCTAGTAGGGGTTTTCAAGCCAGCCAAAATGTAGGCTATCGTGATCGGGCTAGGTTTGCAAGGATAGAGATTTTGTCAGCTGTTTATGATGAGCTTGTTGTGTTGATCTCGCACAGGTCAATTGCGCGAGGTGCATCAGGGCATCCCTTTTTGCATTCGAGCACCAGAAACTGGCGGCCCATCATAGATGGGTGCGTGAGGGTTTGGAATTGGCGGATGAACTTTTGCTGCTTCTCCCAGGGGAGTTGTTCCAATCCCTGTAGCCAGCAGCTACCGTGACGAGTCAGGTAGCTGGCTTGAGGGGAGAAATCCGTGATGCCCAATCCAGCTTCTCTGAAGGCTAAGGCCAGCTGGGTAAAGTCTACATGAGCTGTGATATCTAGCCTGCCTGGCTCAATTAGGGGATCTTCACCTGCCTGGTGCTTGAAGTATGTCCGCAGTGTTCCTGTAGTACGGTGCTCGTCGTAATAGGCACTTCGGCTGTAACCGTAGTCAATGGTGATCACTAGACCTGTCTCGAGTATGCCAGCTACGGAATGGCAGAATTCCGCCAGACGTGGGCGATATTCCGTGGTGTAGCCCTCGCAGAGCTCTGGAGGAAGCTTTTGGGTGAATTGTTGAAGCTCGGTGTCTAGCTCGGCCGATTCAGTGTATGCGAATCCTTCTTCGTCGTTTGTGACCAGGAGTTCATGCCATTGCGCTTGATATTTTCTCACCAGCCTCACTGGCATGGCGTCTATAAGCTCATTACTGAGTGCAATGCCCGAGAGGGCCTGCTCGGATAGCTCCGCAGGGTCATTGTAGTGACTGAGAAGCTGGGAGAAGCTTTGCAGCTTATCAGCTTGGAGCTTTGCCATGACGGGCAGATGCTCGCAGATGTGATAGCGGACGGAGGCGAATAATTCCGGAAATGAGTCCCTGAGCTCGCTGAGGATGTCCAAGGCGAGCTGGCCGTCGTTCGCTGCCAGCTCCACCAGGTGAAATGAAGAGGGGCTACCACACTCCGTCCAGTAGTTGTAGATACGGTGAGCCAGAATGGTGCCGAATGTTTTGCCGATGCTGACACTGGTGATGAAGTCGCCTTCCTTGCCGATATTCTGTTTGCCTCTGGTGTAGTAGCCAAGAGAATCGTGGTACAGGGCTAGCTCCATGTAGCGTGCGAAAGAAATCGGACCGCGTTCACGTATCTCATTCTGAATGAGAGAATGTAACGCGGGGGTTGCCTCCGTGCCATAATGGGGGTAAGGATAACTGCCAACAGGACCGGCACAGTCTCGGGAATCATTCATACTCATGGGTCGCAAAAAGTTTAACTCACGCAGAAAGGTGCGCAAGAAGGCAATCTTCAAGCGCAAATGGTTTATCTTTCTTGCGTCTTTGTGCTTGGTGGGCTGTTTGGTAGCCTATCTTGGGTATTCCATCGGTACCAAGCCATATCGTGACCGGGCGGAAACTTACGATCTATCCAAGATCAATGAGATTGAGTTGCCCAGCATGATTTATGACCGTAACCAGCGGGAACTGGGGCGTATTTTCGTGGAAAACCGTCATGCGATCGGAATTGAGCAGATTCCCCAAAAAATGATCGATGCTCTGGTTGCTGGTGAGGATTCACGCTTTTTCGAGCACAATGGTGTGGATTACATGGGGATTGGACGTGCGGCCTATTTGAACTTTAAGTCAGGCAGTGAGGATTCCGGTGCAAGTACACTGACTCAGCAGCTGGCTCGTAATGCATTTCACTTAAAGGAGGAGGCTATCGAAAAAGGAGAGAGTGCCTATGAGCGAAAGCTGGTGGAAATATTCCTCTCTTTCCGGATCGAAGAGCGCTACTCGAAGCATGAGATTCTAGAGTTTTATCTCAACAGGGTGGCTTTTGGTAATGGCTACTATGGAGTACGCTCCGCAGCTCTGGGCTATTTTGGAAAGGAGCCGAAAGATCTGGAAACTCAGGAGTGTGCCTCACTCGTTGGCTGTATCAAGAACCCCTCTGTGTTCTCCCCTTCGCGGAGTAAGAAAAATAACAAGAAAGCCAGAGATCACGTCATTAGACGTATGGCGATTGAGGGCATGATTTCTGAAATGGAGAGGGACCGTCTAGTGGCTTTGCCTATCGAGCTCAACCCTCGGCCGATTCAGCGAGGAACTTCCCATCTCTACGACCGCGTGGCGGAGATTGTGAACAAGCATGTGGATCCTGATGAGCTCGCCAAAGGTGGTTTCCGGGTGTTTACATCGATCGATATTGAGGTTCAGGAAGCCTTGGAGAGCAAGCTGCGAGAGCAACTTAGCAAGGCTGAGCAGCACTCAGGATACAAGCATCCGAAATACCGCGATTACCGAATGACCGATACCAGCAAGCCTAAGTATCTCCAAGGGGCTGCTCTCATGATCGACAATACCAATGGTCAG is a genomic window of Rubritalea squalenifaciens DSM 18772 containing:
- a CDS encoding LamG-like jellyroll fold domain-containing protein — encoded protein: MPFFLKYIYPALLISTSQAALVAHYDFADGNLLDNEVDGNYTLSEFFDGSGAVTTNPDGSALFPGNDGTNEAYLETLGPGGSPTFTVSLWIKTDDWTQGSFQGIFSNNISSAASFSWQLDSSGGDIRVAGTGASTSTSAAALNTDSWYHFVVRKTSTDLELYITEQGAGTANLASSVAGSPGGLQYFRLGANRNTDSLFRMDMANVKIYTDDDVSIDSLLAEGPELIPEPSTSLLFSLSSIALLLRRRR
- the zwf gene encoding glucose-6-phosphate dehydrogenase, translated to MSNPFREDLVSRSRAEACSVVIFGATGDLTHRKLVPALYNLAVDGELPPGVKIIGFARRDKSDAVFREGLAELNREVSRNGHDEAIWADFEQTVHYHQSEFTDLDGYKRLAERLDEIDRDRGGKGNRLFYIASAPEFFDEILENLKAAGLNQAADGCWARVIVEKPFGTDLPSAQHLNQVVNHTFEEKDTYRIDHYLGKETAQNIMVLRFANSIFEPLWNNQHIDQIQITCAEHLGMEGGRGGYYDKAGALRDMIQNHLLQLLSLVAMEPPTDLSADGVRDEKVKVLRSMRQWDTPELVNENVVRGQYAAGHVDGKSVVGYREEDRVDPESMTEAYVALRVMIDTWRWSGVPFYVRMGKRLPKKATEISIHFKSPPNVLFNAIPGAATGGNVLVIRIQPDEGISLRMVSKLPGASLRLEPVKMDFHYSTSFGKGSPEAYERLLLDAMAGDATLFARRDEVEEAWKFIDHIERAWHESSNAPEMAEYTAGSWGPKAADELLEKSGHTWRRL
- a CDS encoding glucose-6-phosphate dehydrogenase assembly protein OpcA codes for the protein MADTLNTADLGMEVSIGSIDKELRKLWEADDARTNASLINFAVYSEDANALAANSDIVREITREHACRAILIGIDRKAADTSIRAWITAHCHLAHGRKSICCEQLAFHLTGKAIGRLRNTVFSHLNSDLPLVFWWQGELSERFNERLYSLIDRLVVDSSQWEDPQQQFGMIQAAMKDSPLVVQDLSWTRTYHFRLAVAALYDDPVLQDTLLAIQKVKITCHPDNQASGLQLLAWLAVQAGWKLSKDLVSDGCANSFRFEKSNGELLDACLMLDEHSAQVGELEILSPGVHVKVSKEKGSSLLSQYLEVEGHRVEAHAPADSEKVEELVADQLSRGGKNSLFRKVLPQFLELLDS
- a CDS encoding class I SAM-dependent methyltransferase, with translation MELALYHDSLGYYTRGKQNIGKEGDFITSVSIGKTFGTILAHRIYNYWTECGSPSSFHLVELAANDGQLALDILSELRDSFPELFASVRYHICEHLPVMAKLQADKLQSFSQLLSHYNDPAELSEQALSGIALSNELIDAMPVRLVRKYQAQWHELLVTNDEEGFAYTESAELDTELQQFTQKLPPELCEGYTTEYRPRLAEFCHSVAGILETGLVITIDYGYSRSAYYDEHRTTGTLRTYFKHQAGEDPLIEPGRLDITAHVDFTQLALAFREAGLGITDFSPQASYLTRHGSCWLQGLEQLPWEKQQKFIRQFQTLTHPSMMGRQFLVLECKKGCPDAPRAIDLCEINTTSSS
- a CDS encoding GDSL-type esterase/lipase family protein, which codes for MRNSCAKMLGLIPILLSLSIGGVHAEEGVAVTQNSAIEPKQKLENDFYDWHQRHKAVLELVKKKQKVDLVFIGDSVTHMFGGEPKSSVAIGHKVWSQYYGQRNAINLGFGWDRTQNVLWRIQNGELEGIHPKVVVLMIGTNNLTGTKNARANTPEEIVEAIHLICETIHDQLPDSKVLLLSVLPRKNPKHLEPIREINKLLSELPERDYRTFLDMSSEFADQNGHFGDKLRRDDVHPNQAGYEVWAKTMEPVLERLYKAE
- a CDS encoding DUF2267 domain-containing protein, yielding MNIDALKQQLMDRFGLDEAAATQAIEMVLGFVKEKLPENLQGTVDAISKGDTPDLGGVVDGLKGFFQ
- the trxA gene encoding thioredoxin, whose product is MALELNEANFEAEVLQSDKPVLVDFWAEWCGPCKMIAPVIDELANDVGDAAKVGKVEVDNARDLAAKYGVRSIPFLLFFKDGEVKDQIVGANVTKESLKEKLLSL